A window of Ranitomeya variabilis isolate aRanVar5 chromosome 2, aRanVar5.hap1, whole genome shotgun sequence contains these coding sequences:
- the LOC143806669 gene encoding uncharacterized protein LOC143806669 has product MANEVRQTMTQFWEEHSRDATVEEMMLDSSAALLSQEEKPEIISLLPCLDGLNVLELGAGIGRYTGHLAKLGSNVTAVDFMQNFIDKNREDNGYRGNITFLQADVTLLDFPNNTFDFVFSNWLFMYLTDEELVVLIEKMLGWLRPGGYLFFRESCFFQSGDCERTFNPTVYRTPAQYNHLLTSVTSKSGDNGFEIVMSKSVQTYIKIKKNQNQVCWMLQKVPRDADGHQGYTTFQQFLDNQQYSRRGILRYEKIFGDGFVSTGGLETTKEFIAMLNLVPGQRVIDVGCGIGGGDFYMAKTYGVDILGMDLSSNMVEIVMERAIMEKTSKVQFEIGDATRRIFTDASFDVVYSRDTILHINDKGAFFRKFFSWLKPGGKLLITDYCCGDRPWSPVFEEYVKQRGYVLYTPKEYGQFLEKVGFVKVQALDRTEQFVQVLNKELARTQEIKQDFLESFSEEDYNYIIEGWKEKLHRCSLGDQRWGLFLAEKPLDLIS; this is encoded by the exons AGGTGAGACAAACAATGACTCAGTTTTGGGAAGAGCATTCCCGGGATGCTACAGTAGAAGAGATGATGCTCGACTCAAGTGCTGCACTCTTATCGCAAGAGGAGAAGCCGGAGATCATCTCGCtgctgccgtgcttagatggatTGAATGTTCTGGAGCTCGGGGCTGGGATAGG TCGTTATACAGGACACTTGGCCAAGTTGGGAAGCAATGTGACCGCGGTGGACTTCATGCAGAACTTTATCGACAAGAATCGTGAAGACAACGGTTACCGTGGGAACATTACCTTTCTACAAGCTGATGTCACTCTGCTGGACTTTCCTAACAACAC TTTCGACTTCGTCTTCTCAAACTGGCTCTTCATGTACCTGACGGATGAAGAGTTGGTGGTCTTGATTGAGAAGATGTTGGGATGGCTCAGACCGGGTGGCTATCTCTTCTTTAGAGAGTCCTGCTTTTTTCAGTCAG GGGACTGTGAACGGACATTTAACCCTACGGTGTACCGTACTCCCGCTCAGTATAATCACCTCCTCACATCTGTCACCTCAAAGTCTGGAGACAACGGTTTTGAGATTGTAATGTCCAAGTCTGTGCAGACCTATATAAAG ATTAAGAAGAACCAGAACCAAGTCTGCTGGATGCTGCAGAAAGTCCCACGAGACGCCGATGGGCACCAGGGTTATACGACGTTTCAGCAGTTCCTTGATAACCAGCAGTATTCTCGGAGAGGAATACTCCGATATGAGAAGATATTCGGGGACGGCTTTGTGAGCACTGGAGGACTGGAAACCACCAAG gagtTTATTGCCATGCTTAATCTGGTCCCTGGGCAGCGGGTCATTGATGTAGGCTGTGGCATCGGCGGAGGAGACTTCTATATGGCCAAG ACGTATGGAGTTGACATCCTCGGGATGGACCTGTCGTCTAACATGGTGGAGATTGTCATGGAGAGAGCTATCATGGAGAAGACTTCAAAG GTGCAGTTTGAAATAGGAGATGCTACAAGAAGGATCTTCACCGACGCGTCATTTGACGTGGTGTACAGCCGGGACACCATCCTGCACATCAATGACAAGGGAGCATTTTTCAGGAAATTTTTT tctTGGCTGAAACCCGGAGGGAAgctctt aatcACAGATTACTGCTGCGGTGATCGGCCTTGGTCTCCAGTGTTTGAGGAGTATGTGAAGCAGAGAGGATATGTTCTGTACACACCCAAGGAGTATGGCCAG TTCTTGGAGAAAGTCGGCTTTGTGAAAGTTCAGGCTTTGGATCGGACAGAACAGTTTGTACAAGTTCTGAACAAGGAGCTGGCGCGTACACAGGAGATAAAGCAGGACTTCCTGGAG AGCTTTTCCGAAGAGGATTACAACTACATTATTGAAGGCTGGAAGGAAAAGCTTCATCGTTGCAGTCTGGGCGATCAGCGCTGGGGCTTGTTCCTGGCGGAGAAACCACTGGATCTCATATCATAA